A single window of Archangium gephyra DNA harbors:
- a CDS encoding M16 family metallopeptidase, whose amino-acid sequence MAQRYTLSNGLTVVFEEQHAARVAAFQVWVKAGSADERPDQAGLAHLHEHMLFKGTARRGPGEVARDVEAHGGEINAWTSFDQTVYHIVIASQFARMGLDILGDAIRSSAFDAEELAREIEVVCEEIKRSQDTPARRASRDLFATAYQEHPYRFPVIGTAESVRSFSRDKVLEFYRRHYTPKNLVLSAAGDFTEAELRQWVEELFGGDWGRPYEGGVSRAREPEVARRRVLLRPDEVKEVYFNLAFPIPQADHPDVPALDALAMLAGQGEASRLVLEIKRKRSLVNDIHAYAYTPRDPGLFSASFTLPPAKLTQALEETVRVLSTLRTSLVPAEELATVKALIEAEAVYQRETVQGLARKMGHYQSSMGDLEAEARYYEAIARLTPERIREVAERYLRFDRTIVTGLLPPGTPFGAEQAEEILDRVSRETPAAPAERRAPRAVPGGPALQVGRTAPASPGKIVEERLPSGARILVREERAVPLFAMRAAFEGGLRYETQENNGLTTLLGRSLTRGTPSHDAEEISHLIDSFAGSLSGQGGRNSVGLRGEFLSRHFQDAFRLFADCLLHPSFPEAEVARERALLLQDILTREDKPSGVAFDLFGRTLFHTHPYRLSSLGEQASVEKLGPDALRAYHAAYMDPSQLTLTVVGDVRTDEVLALAHEAFGASRGRAAPPPEVRPEPPPESPRSAKKQLARAQSHLVLGFQGVRVNDPRRHPLEVLSTLLSGQGGRLFVELRDKRSMAYSVSSFSIEGVDPGYFAVYMGTSPEKVEAALAGIREELARVRDEPIPEAELARAKQHLIGTHEIGLQRNGARAALLALDACYGLGQENFLHYAERVAAVTAEDVRAVARQLIDFERGVLVHVGP is encoded by the coding sequence ATGGCTCAGCGCTACACACTTTCCAACGGACTCACCGTCGTCTTCGAGGAGCAGCACGCCGCCCGGGTGGCCGCCTTCCAGGTGTGGGTCAAGGCCGGCAGCGCCGACGAGCGCCCCGACCAGGCCGGCCTGGCCCACCTGCACGAGCACATGCTCTTCAAGGGCACGGCCCGCCGCGGCCCCGGAGAGGTCGCCCGTGACGTGGAGGCCCACGGCGGGGAGATCAACGCCTGGACGTCCTTCGACCAGACGGTCTACCACATCGTCATCGCCAGCCAGTTCGCCCGCATGGGCCTGGACATCCTCGGCGACGCCATCCGCTCCTCCGCCTTCGACGCGGAGGAGCTGGCCCGGGAGATCGAGGTGGTGTGCGAGGAGATCAAGCGCAGCCAGGACACGCCGGCCCGGCGCGCCTCGCGCGATTTGTTCGCCACCGCCTACCAGGAGCACCCCTACCGCTTCCCCGTCATCGGCACCGCGGAGAGCGTGCGGAGCTTCAGCCGGGACAAGGTGCTCGAGTTCTACCGGCGGCACTACACGCCGAAGAACCTGGTGCTGTCGGCCGCGGGGGACTTCACCGAGGCGGAGCTGCGCCAGTGGGTGGAGGAGCTCTTCGGCGGTGACTGGGGCCGGCCCTACGAGGGAGGTGTATCCCGCGCGCGCGAGCCCGAGGTGGCGCGCCGCCGCGTGCTGCTGCGGCCGGACGAGGTGAAGGAGGTCTACTTCAACCTCGCCTTCCCCATCCCCCAGGCGGACCACCCGGACGTGCCCGCGCTGGATGCGCTGGCGATGCTCGCCGGCCAGGGCGAGGCCTCCCGGCTGGTGCTGGAGATCAAGCGCAAGCGCAGCCTCGTCAACGACATCCACGCGTACGCCTACACCCCGAGGGACCCCGGCCTCTTCTCCGCCAGCTTCACGCTGCCGCCGGCGAAGCTGACGCAGGCGCTCGAGGAGACGGTGCGGGTGCTGAGCACGCTGCGCACGAGCCTGGTGCCCGCGGAGGAGCTGGCCACGGTGAAGGCCCTCATCGAGGCCGAGGCCGTCTACCAGCGCGAGACGGTGCAGGGCCTGGCGCGCAAGATGGGCCACTACCAGTCCTCCATGGGGGACCTGGAGGCCGAGGCCCGCTACTACGAGGCCATCGCCCGGCTCACCCCCGAGCGCATCCGCGAGGTGGCCGAGCGCTACCTGCGCTTCGACCGGACCATCGTCACCGGACTGCTGCCCCCGGGCACGCCCTTCGGCGCGGAGCAGGCCGAGGAGATCCTGGACCGGGTGTCCCGCGAGACGCCCGCCGCTCCGGCCGAGCGCCGCGCCCCCAGGGCCGTGCCCGGTGGACCCGCGCTGCAGGTGGGCCGCACCGCGCCCGCCTCTCCCGGGAAGATCGTGGAGGAGCGGCTGCCGTCCGGGGCGCGCATCCTCGTGCGCGAGGAGCGGGCCGTGCCCCTCTTCGCCATGCGCGCCGCCTTCGAAGGAGGCCTGCGCTACGAGACGCAGGAGAACAACGGCCTCACCACGCTGCTCGGCCGCAGCCTCACCCGGGGCACGCCCTCGCACGACGCGGAGGAGATCTCCCACCTCATCGACAGCTTCGCCGGCTCGCTCTCGGGCCAGGGCGGGCGCAACTCGGTGGGCCTGCGCGGCGAGTTCCTCTCGCGCCACTTCCAGGACGCCTTCCGCCTCTTCGCCGACTGCCTCCTCCACCCCAGCTTCCCCGAGGCCGAGGTGGCGCGCGAGCGCGCCCTGCTGCTGCAGGACATCCTCACCCGCGAGGACAAGCCCAGTGGCGTGGCGTTCGATCTCTTCGGCCGCACCCTCTTCCACACGCACCCCTACCGGCTGTCCTCGTTGGGCGAGCAGGCCTCGGTGGAGAAGCTGGGGCCGGACGCGCTGCGCGCCTACCACGCGGCGTACATGGACCCCTCGCAGCTCACCCTGACGGTGGTGGGAGACGTGAGGACGGACGAGGTGCTCGCCCTGGCGCACGAGGCCTTCGGTGCCTCCCGTGGCCGCGCGGCGCCCCCGCCCGAGGTGCGGCCCGAGCCGCCGCCCGAGTCCCCGCGCTCGGCCAAGAAGCAGCTGGCGCGCGCGCAGTCCCACCTGGTGCTGGGCTTCCAGGGGGTGCGGGTGAACGACCCCCGGCGGCACCCGCTGGAGGTGCTCTCCACGCTGCTCAGCGGCCAGGGCGGGCGCCTCTTCGTGGAGCTGCGCGACAAGCGCTCCATGGCCTACAGCGTGAGCAGCTTCTCCATCGAGGGCGTGGATCCGGGCTACTTCGCCGTCTACATGGGCACCAGCCCCGAGAAGGTGGAGGCCGCGCTCGCCGGCATCCGCGAGGAGCTGGCGCGCGTGCGCGACGAGCCCATCCCCGAGGCCGAGCTCGCCCGCGCGAAGCAGCACCTCATCGGCACCCATGAGATTGGCCTGCAGCGCAACGGCGCGCGCGCCGCGCTGCTCGCGCTGGACGCCTGCTACGGCCTGGGCCAGGAGAACTTCCTGCACTACGCCGAGCGCGTGGCGGCGGTGACGGCCGAGGACGTGCGCGCGGTGGCCCGCCAGCTCATCGACTTCGAGCGCGGCGTGCTGGTCCACGTCGGCCCCTGA
- a CDS encoding tetratricopeptide repeat protein: MTRQLESDEELVLLTGCDDTSEASLMRGLLEAHGIPVLIQGEHTHALHGVLTDNDEVRILVQRKHLSEAQELLDATIVTDEEDEDEEQPAPQSVLSKWVRRAWLIIPLVPLLLILSLVPRELRLRPHRETHEEQLAAGDTAYEAKQFQAAEAAYRQALGAAEQLPEEEGHRPDARTRLALALMAQERWSDAEPLLRDALAEHSRQDEQETSRSFTKPPAFADDHAYLGEVLYKRKQYGEAETHLRTALSAYRGRFATSKELPTVLQLSTALIEWERPVLAVSALKETLGHLSVKMDESPERYKLLETLALAHQRAGQHEEAVRISQRALELGKRLHGETHPELFDLRETYAGSLRALGREVPGTTEAAR; the protein is encoded by the coding sequence ATGACCAGACAGTTGGAGTCGGACGAGGAGCTCGTCCTGCTGACGGGCTGTGACGACACGTCCGAGGCCTCGCTGATGCGCGGCCTGCTGGAGGCCCACGGCATCCCCGTGCTCATCCAGGGAGAGCACACCCACGCCCTGCACGGAGTGCTGACCGACAATGACGAGGTGCGAATCCTCGTCCAGAGGAAGCACCTCTCCGAGGCCCAGGAGCTGCTCGACGCCACCATCGTGACGGACGAGGAGGACGAGGACGAAGAGCAGCCGGCTCCGCAGTCCGTCTTGTCGAAGTGGGTGAGGAGGGCGTGGCTCATCATCCCGCTCGTGCCGCTCCTGCTCATCCTCTCCCTGGTGCCCCGGGAGCTGCGACTGCGCCCCCACCGGGAGACCCACGAGGAGCAGCTCGCGGCGGGAGACACGGCTTACGAAGCGAAGCAGTTCCAGGCCGCGGAGGCCGCCTACCGGCAGGCACTCGGTGCCGCGGAGCAACTTCCAGAGGAGGAAGGACACCGGCCGGATGCACGGACCCGGCTCGCCCTGGCGCTGATGGCGCAGGAGCGCTGGAGCGACGCGGAGCCCCTGCTGCGCGACGCGCTGGCGGAGCACTCCCGGCAAGACGAGCAGGAGACCTCCAGATCGTTCACAAAGCCCCCCGCGTTCGCCGATGACCACGCGTACCTGGGCGAGGTCCTCTACAAGCGGAAGCAGTACGGCGAGGCGGAGACCCACCTGCGTACGGCCCTCTCCGCCTACCGGGGGCGGTTCGCCACCTCCAAGGAGCTCCCAACGGTCCTCCAGCTGAGCACCGCGTTGATCGAATGGGAGCGGCCCGTGCTCGCGGTCTCGGCCCTGAAGGAAACGCTCGGCCACCTCTCCGTGAAGATGGATGAGAGCCCGGAGCGCTACAAGCTCCTGGAGACGCTCGCCCTCGCCCACCAGCGCGCGGGCCAGCATGAGGAGGCGGTGAGGATCTCCCAGCGTGCGCTCGAGTTGGGGAAGCGGCTCCACGGAGAAACGCACCCGGAGCTGTTCGACCTGCGAGAGACGTACGCCGGGTCCCTGCGCGCGCTCGGTCGCGAGGTCCCTGGGACTACAGAAGCCGCGCGCTGA
- the hemW gene encoding radical SAM family heme chaperone HemW, translated as MDFAGPIDPLTGTAASRFGLYVHFPYCLSKCPYCDFAVAVVRQVPEERYARAVLAELDTRLAAEPSLRGRTLESIFLGGGTPSLWHPRWVALVLEGVAARLKVAPGAEISLEANPSVADAERFAGYRAAGVNRVSLGVQSFEDSLLKALGREHTGTEAVAAYETARRAGFDVVSMDFIYGVHGQTRAQAESDARRAAALGPEHLSTYALTVDRESLAVATPLSRQLDKGEVVLPPDEEVVEMTKAIRDAYGEHGLLRYEISNHARPGYGSRHNALYWTGGEYLALGVGATGMLLTSGPGERPAGYRYVDLRGSDAYMRAAEEGKPPESSREELSPLELFEERLAMGLRLRSGVDWEAVCTRYGQDPEPRRKEIARLVQHGLARLEGSRLVLTEAGADVHSAISARLL; from the coding sequence ATGGACTTCGCGGGCCCCATCGATCCCCTCACGGGCACGGCGGCGTCACGATTCGGGCTGTACGTGCACTTCCCGTACTGTCTCTCCAAGTGCCCCTACTGCGACTTCGCGGTGGCCGTGGTGCGCCAGGTGCCCGAGGAGCGCTATGCGCGCGCGGTGCTGGCGGAGCTGGACACGCGGCTGGCGGCGGAGCCTTCGCTGCGCGGGCGCACGCTGGAGTCCATCTTCCTCGGCGGTGGGACGCCGTCCCTCTGGCACCCGCGCTGGGTGGCGCTCGTGCTGGAGGGCGTGGCGGCGCGGTTGAAGGTGGCGCCGGGGGCGGAGATCTCCCTGGAGGCCAACCCGAGTGTCGCGGACGCCGAGCGCTTCGCGGGCTACCGGGCGGCGGGCGTCAACCGCGTCTCGCTGGGCGTGCAGTCCTTCGAGGATTCGCTGCTGAAGGCGCTGGGGCGTGAGCACACCGGCACGGAGGCGGTGGCGGCGTACGAGACGGCACGGCGCGCGGGCTTCGACGTGGTGTCCATGGACTTCATCTACGGGGTGCACGGACAGACGCGGGCGCAGGCGGAGTCGGATGCGCGCCGGGCGGCGGCGCTCGGGCCCGAGCACCTGTCCACCTACGCGCTGACGGTGGACCGTGAGTCGCTGGCGGTGGCCACGCCGCTGTCCCGGCAGCTCGACAAGGGCGAGGTGGTGCTGCCTCCGGACGAGGAGGTGGTGGAGATGACGAAGGCCATCCGCGACGCCTACGGCGAGCACGGGTTGCTGCGCTACGAAATCTCCAACCACGCCCGGCCCGGGTACGGCTCACGGCACAACGCGCTCTACTGGACGGGGGGCGAGTACCTCGCGCTGGGCGTGGGGGCCACGGGGATGCTGCTCACCTCCGGGCCCGGCGAGCGGCCCGCGGGCTACCGCTACGTGGACCTGCGCGGCTCGGACGCGTACATGCGCGCCGCGGAGGAGGGAAAGCCGCCCGAGTCCAGCCGCGAGGAGCTGAGCCCGCTGGAGCTCTTCGAGGAGCGCCTGGCCATGGGGCTGCGGCTGCGCTCCGGGGTGGACTGGGAGGCGGTGTGCACGCGCTACGGGCAGGATCCAGAGCCGCGCCGCAAGGAGATCGCCCGGCTGGTGCAGCACGGCCTGGCGAGGCTCGAGGGCTCGAGGCTCGTGCTCACCGAGGCGGGCGCGGACGTGCACAGCGCCATCAGCGCGCGGCTTCTGTAG
- a CDS encoding metallophosphoesterase: MTPTLRPLVLPLLVPLLLAAAPPVAAPALPRLEDAVPDTFTGVERVVAVGDVHGDVDALKEVLRLAKLIDEKGRWSGGKAHLVQTGDIPDRGERTREAFELLMRLEGEARAAGGRVHALLGNHEVMNMLGDLRYVAQGELASFADQSPEPDAAGTPRGANGHREAYGLQGRYGRWLRAHAAVVRVNDTLFVHGGVAPEVPAKTLAELNRWVRQDLFPGNPPGGAKDPQGPLWFRGYALGQEEEAARALETVLQRFGAKRMVMGHTTDRDGKIRTRLDGKAVFIDTGLSTGYGRHLSALELRGGKVTALYVDGRVELVAPEAAKAGKVSP, encoded by the coding sequence ATGACCCCCACCCTCCGCCCGCTCGTCCTGCCCCTGCTCGTCCCCCTGTTGCTGGCGGCGGCGCCTCCCGTGGCCGCTCCGGCCCTGCCCCGCCTGGAGGATGCCGTGCCCGATACCTTCACTGGCGTGGAGCGCGTGGTGGCGGTGGGAGACGTGCACGGGGACGTGGACGCGCTGAAGGAAGTGCTGCGGCTGGCGAAGCTCATCGACGAGAAGGGCCGGTGGAGCGGCGGCAAGGCCCACCTGGTGCAGACAGGGGACATCCCCGACCGCGGGGAGCGCACGCGGGAGGCCTTCGAGCTGTTGATGCGGCTGGAGGGCGAGGCACGCGCGGCGGGAGGCCGGGTGCACGCGCTGCTGGGCAACCACGAGGTGATGAACATGCTCGGGGATCTGCGTTACGTGGCGCAGGGCGAGCTGGCGTCGTTCGCGGACCAGAGCCCCGAGCCGGATGCGGCCGGCACGCCGCGAGGGGCCAACGGGCACCGTGAGGCGTACGGGCTCCAGGGGCGCTATGGCCGGTGGCTGCGCGCGCATGCCGCGGTGGTGCGCGTCAATGACACGCTCTTCGTGCACGGCGGAGTGGCCCCGGAGGTGCCGGCGAAGACGCTGGCCGAGCTCAACCGTTGGGTGCGGCAGGACCTGTTCCCCGGCAACCCTCCGGGAGGGGCCAAGGATCCGCAGGGGCCGTTGTGGTTTCGCGGCTACGCGCTGGGACAGGAGGAGGAAGCGGCCCGCGCGCTCGAGACGGTGCTGCAACGCTTTGGCGCGAAGCGGATGGTGATGGGACACACCACGGACCGCGACGGGAAGATCCGGACGCGGCTCGATGGGAAGGCGGTGTTCATCGACACCGGACTGAGCACCGGCTACGGCCGCCACCTCTCGGCGCTGGAGCTTCGCGGCGGCAAGGTGACCGCCCTCTATGTCGACGGCCGCGTGGAACTGGTGGCTCCCGAGGCGGCGAAGGCGGGCAAGGTCAGCCCCTGA
- the ltrA gene encoding group II intron reverse transcriptase/maturase: MERVVEAGNVKAALRRVKQNGGSPGIDGMTVEELPTWLVTGWAGVREQLLSGTYQPRPVREQQIPKSDGGVRKLGIPTVLDRLIQQCLLQVLQPGFDASFSQHSYGFRPGRNAHDAVSAAQRYIQEGYRVVVDVDLEKFFDRVHHDVLMGRLAKRLGDKRVLGLIRRYLEAGVMVNGVVVERYEGTPQGGPLSPLLANVLLDDVDKQLEKRGLCFVRYADDCNVYVKSWRAGQRVLQTLRGLYARLRLRINEEKSAVDRPWNRKFLGYSFWVAPGRKVKRRVAPKALEAMKQRVREITARSGGRSMAAVTKELKDYLTGWKQYFRRADTPGIFEDLDRWVRHRLRQVQLRQWKRGTTIYRELRRRGAPEEIARRVAANSCRWWKNSGMALSVVLPTRYYDDLGVPRLAS, from the coding sequence ATGGAGCGGGTGGTCGAGGCTGGCAACGTCAAGGCGGCGTTGCGGCGGGTGAAGCAGAATGGGGGCAGTCCCGGCATCGACGGGATGACGGTGGAAGAGCTGCCCACGTGGCTGGTAACGGGCTGGGCCGGTGTGCGGGAGCAACTGCTCTCGGGCACCTACCAGCCCAGGCCGGTGCGCGAGCAGCAGATTCCCAAGAGTGACGGCGGAGTGCGCAAGCTGGGCATTCCGACGGTGCTCGACCGACTCATCCAGCAGTGCCTGCTTCAGGTACTGCAACCCGGATTCGACGCGAGCTTTTCGCAGCACAGCTACGGTTTCCGGCCTGGACGAAACGCGCATGACGCGGTGAGTGCCGCGCAGCGCTACATCCAGGAAGGGTACCGAGTGGTAGTGGACGTGGACCTGGAGAAGTTCTTCGACCGGGTCCATCACGACGTGCTGATGGGCAGACTGGCGAAGCGTCTGGGGGACAAGCGGGTGCTGGGGTTGATTCGCCGCTACCTCGAAGCCGGAGTCATGGTGAATGGGGTGGTGGTGGAGCGGTATGAGGGGACACCGCAAGGTGGCCCTCTCTCACCGCTGCTGGCCAACGTGCTGCTCGACGACGTGGATAAGCAGCTGGAGAAGCGGGGCTTGTGCTTCGTGCGGTACGCCGACGACTGCAACGTGTACGTGAAGTCATGGCGTGCCGGGCAGCGCGTCCTCCAAACGCTGCGCGGGCTGTACGCGCGGCTGAGGCTGCGAATCAACGAGGAGAAGAGCGCGGTGGACCGGCCGTGGAACCGGAAGTTCCTGGGCTACAGCTTCTGGGTGGCTCCGGGACGGAAGGTAAAGCGACGAGTGGCCCCCAAGGCCCTGGAGGCGATGAAACAGCGGGTACGAGAGATAACGGCCCGCAGCGGCGGCCGAAGCATGGCCGCCGTGACGAAGGAGCTGAAGGACTACCTCACCGGCTGGAAGCAGTACTTCCGGCGGGCGGATACTCCGGGCATCTTCGAGGACCTGGACAGATGGGTCCGACATCGCCTGCGCCAGGTCCAGCTCCGACAGTGGAAGCGAGGCACGACCATCTACCGGGAGCTTCGACGCCGAGGCGCGCCGGAGGAAATAGCCCGGAGGGTGGCCGCCAACTCGTGCCGGTGGTGGAAGAACTCCGGCATGGCGCTCAGTGTGGTGCTGCCCACCCGCTACTACGACGACCTGGGAGTCCCCCGACTCGCCAGCTGA